The following coding sequences are from one Paracoccus alcaliphilus window:
- a CDS encoding GNAT family N-acetyltransferase produces MIRLRDARPGDAAGIGAIWNPIIRDTAVTFWPTERSEAEIAQIIAERVASHAFILAEDGTRITGFATYKQFRDGAGYSRSMEHTVYIAPEAQGSGTGRALLTAVEDHARRAGHRLMIGAITGSNAGSLRFHARMGYADWGRIPAAGWKFGQFHDLVLMGKDLA; encoded by the coding sequence GTGATCCGGCTGCGCGATGCCCGCCCCGGGGATGCCGCCGGGATCGGCGCGATCTGGAACCCGATCATCCGCGACACTGCCGTCACCTTCTGGCCGACCGAACGCAGCGAAGCCGAGATCGCGCAGATCATCGCCGAGCGCGTCGCAAGCCATGCCTTCATCCTGGCCGAGGACGGCACGCGCATCACCGGCTTTGCGACCTACAAGCAGTTCCGCGACGGCGCCGGTTACAGCCGCAGCATGGAGCACACCGTCTATATCGCGCCCGAGGCGCAGGGCAGCGGCACCGGCCGCGCCTTGCTGACCGCTGTCGAGGATCACGCCCGCCGGGCCGGCCACCGGCTGATGATCGGCGCGATCACCGGATCGAATGCGGGCTCGCTGCGGTTTCATGCGCGGATGGGCTATGCCGATTGGGGACGAATCCCGGCGGCGGGCTGGAAGTTCGGACAGTTTCACGATCTGGTGTTGATGGGCAAGGATCTGGCCTGA
- the guaA gene encoding glutamine-hydrolyzing GMP synthase, translating into MTQHQRLLIIDFGSQVTQLIARRLRELNVYCEIHPYNLLTEAKLRELQPRAVILSGGPDSVTREGSPRVPQALFNMGVPVFGICYGQQVMMVQLGGQVEAGHHAEYGRAFITPAAGHKGDGIFAGLFDQGREEVWMSHGDRVTALAPGFQVIGTSQGAPFAMVADEARHFYAVQFHPEVHHTPNGRIMLENFLRLAGFEGDWTMAGYRDEAIRKIREQVGDRKVICGLSGGVDSSVAAVLIHEAIGDQLTCVFVDHGLLRMNEAEEVVAMFRDNYNIPLIHADESALFLGELEGVSDPEVKRKTIGRLFIDVFQKYANQIDGAEFLAQGTLYPDVIESVSFSGGPSVTIKSHHNVGGLPEKMGLKLVEPLRELFKDEVRALGRELGLPQSFIGRHPFPGPGLAIRCPGEITREKLEILRKADAVYIDQIRRHGLYDEIWQAFVAILPVRTVGVMGDGRTYDYACALRAVTSVDGMTADYYPFSHEFLGETATRIINEVKGINRITYDVTSKPPGTIEWE; encoded by the coding sequence ATGACCCAGCATCAGCGCCTTCTCATCATCGATTTCGGCTCTCAGGTGACTCAGTTGATCGCGCGGCGGCTGCGCGAGCTGAATGTCTATTGCGAGATCCATCCCTATAACCTGCTGACCGAGGCGAAACTGCGCGAATTGCAGCCTCGGGCCGTGATCCTGTCGGGCGGGCCCGACAGCGTGACGCGCGAGGGCAGTCCGCGTGTGCCGCAGGCGCTGTTCAACATGGGGGTGCCGGTGTTCGGCATCTGCTATGGTCAGCAGGTGATGATGGTGCAGTTGGGCGGGCAGGTCGAGGCGGGGCATCACGCCGAATATGGGCGTGCCTTCATCACGCCCGCGGCCGGACACAAGGGCGACGGCATCTTTGCCGGGCTGTTCGATCAGGGGCGCGAAGAGGTCTGGATGAGCCATGGCGACCGCGTGACCGCGCTGGCGCCGGGATTTCAGGTGATCGGCACCTCGCAGGGGGCGCCCTTTGCGATGGTGGCGGATGAGGCGCGGCATTTCTATGCCGTCCAGTTCCATCCCGAGGTGCATCATACGCCCAATGGCCGGATCATGCTGGAGAATTTCCTGCGGCTGGCCGGATTCGAGGGCGACTGGACCATGGCGGGTTATCGCGACGAGGCGATCCGCAAGATCCGCGAGCAGGTCGGCGACCGCAAGGTGATCTGCGGGCTGTCTGGCGGGGTCGATTCCTCGGTTGCGGCGGTGCTGATCCATGAGGCAATCGGGGATCAACTGACCTGCGTCTTTGTGGATCATGGCTTGCTGCGGATGAATGAAGCCGAAGAGGTCGTCGCGATGTTCCGCGACAATTACAATATCCCGTTGATCCATGCCGATGAATCGGCGCTGTTTCTGGGCGAGCTGGAGGGGGTTTCCGACCCCGAGGTCAAGCGCAAGACCATCGGTCGGTTGTTCATCGACGTATTCCAGAAATATGCCAATCAGATCGACGGGGCGGAATTTCTGGCGCAGGGCACGCTTTACCCGGATGTGATCGAAAGCGTCAGCTTCAGCGGCGGGCCCTCGGTCACGATCAAGTCACACCACAATGTCGGCGGCTTGCCCGAAAAGATGGGCCTGAAACTGGTCGAGCCCCTGCGCGAACTGTTCAAGGACGAGGTGCGCGCGCTGGGTCGCGAACTGGGCCTGCCGCAAAGTTTCATCGGCCGCCACCCCTTCCCCGGCCCCGGTCTGGCCATCCGCTGCCCCGGCGAGATCACCCGCGAGAAGCTGGAGATCCTGCGCAAGGCCGATGCCGTCTATATCGATCAGATCCGCAGGCACGGGCTTTATGACGAAATCTGGCAGGCCTTCGTGGCCATTCTGCCGGTACGGACCGTCGGCGTGATGGGCGACGGGCGGACCTATGATTATGCCTGTGCGCTGCGTGCGGTGACCTCGGTCGATGGGATGACGGCGGATTACTATCCGTTCAGCCACGAGTTTCTGGGCGAAACTGCCACCCGGATCATCAATGAGGTCAAGGGGATAAACCGGATCACCTATGATGTGACTTCAAAGCCGCCGGGAACCATCGAGTGGGAATGA
- a CDS encoding glycosyl hydrolase family 28-related protein — translation MNIAITSGLLLMPPAFHAGLNAWSSGNGTSGSPTWAGAANAGIVPGDQDFGSCLEIVKQQSTTRLRFMGETPIWPGIYLRISAGLKCVAGAFCSARIAGWAGDGQRNEVPGLVTTGATVAMDSYGQIIEISAIVSVGARQGVDMVWGTRPVYGHFGLDLVGANGGAIRIESIRIEDVSSAFVPALIDWVDVRDFGAVGDGVTNDRAAFIAADQAANGGGIVVPEGTFFISGDIGIEAPIRFKGTIRTPTATRVSFMQSFDFPTYAAAFGDETLGLKKALQALFGYTDHVSLDLCGRRVDLTEPLDIAALAPNLTGFSNRRVIMNGSIMAVEGPAWDSGRRTSSATYNPNQPLVLSNVANIGAIEVGSRVSGNGVGREVYVRAKNVAQGRLTLSQPLYGGAGTRNYTFDRYRYMFDFSGVGQVSRLNFVDIDFNCNGIASTIMLPPQGEMIAIRDCYFTRPKDRAITSIGRGCQDLLVDRCQFLSNDMDLPAQQRTSIAINVNANDVKMRNNRFVRFAHFMVAHGGGHIITGNHWFQGDGSGQGLRYAGLVLTLTNVQTTITGNYIDNSSIEWTNEHSARPDFSGDEFSFGGLTITGNTFLCSNTVNWFTWLTVKPHGSGHFIHGLTVAGNVFKALYGNVDRIDRVDTSIADLDYSNMRNIQFEGNMFNGINTYVANPLMLQHTQSTASDSWTLPVVQGLPFRGWARAVQSVVAETALTTASGARVSEMPWVQTQIGSSNRQLRLNWSTPVRGRIAIYARMDRPQ, via the coding sequence ATGAACATAGCGATCACCAGTGGCCTGTTGCTGATGCCGCCCGCCTTTCACGCCGGGCTGAATGCCTGGTCCAGCGGCAATGGCACCTCGGGCAGTCCGACCTGGGCGGGCGCCGCCAATGCCGGGATTGTGCCGGGCGATCAGGATTTCGGATCCTGCCTCGAAATCGTCAAGCAGCAAAGCACCACGCGCCTGCGTTTCATGGGCGAAACCCCGATCTGGCCCGGCATCTATCTGCGCATCTCGGCCGGGCTCAAATGCGTCGCCGGGGCGTTTTGCAGCGCACGCATCGCCGGTTGGGCGGGCGACGGGCAGCGCAACGAGGTTCCGGGCCTTGTCACGACCGGCGCCACCGTCGCAATGGACAGCTATGGCCAGATTATCGAGATCAGCGCCATCGTCTCGGTCGGTGCGCGTCAGGGCGTGGACATGGTCTGGGGCACGCGCCCGGTCTATGGCCATTTCGGGCTGGATCTGGTCGGTGCCAATGGCGGCGCCATCCGCATCGAATCGATCCGTATCGAGGATGTCTCCTCGGCCTTCGTGCCCGCGCTGATCGACTGGGTCGATGTACGCGATTTCGGCGCGGTGGGCGACGGCGTCACCAATGACCGCGCGGCTTTCATCGCCGCCGATCAGGCTGCCAATGGCGGTGGCATCGTCGTGCCCGAAGGCACCTTCTTCATCAGCGGTGATATCGGTATCGAGGCGCCGATCCGCTTCAAGGGCACCATCCGCACGCCGACGGCGACGCGGGTATCCTTCATGCAAAGCTTCGATTTCCCGACCTATGCCGCAGCTTTCGGTGACGAGACGCTGGGGCTGAAAAAGGCGCTTCAGGCGCTGTTCGGCTATACCGACCATGTGTCGCTGGACCTGTGCGGGCGGCGCGTCGATCTGACCGAGCCTCTGGACATCGCCGCGCTGGCGCCCAACCTGACCGGCTTTTCCAACCGCCGCGTCATCATGAACGGCAGCATCATGGCGGTCGAGGGTCCGGCATGGGACAGCGGACGCAGGACCAGCAGCGCCACCTACAACCCCAATCAGCCGCTGGTGCTGTCCAACGTCGCCAATATCGGCGCGATCGAGGTCGGCAGCCGCGTCAGCGGCAATGGCGTCGGGCGCGAGGTCTATGTGCGGGCCAAAAATGTCGCGCAGGGCCGTCTGACGCTGTCGCAGCCGCTTTATGGCGGGGCGGGTACGCGCAATTACACTTTTGATCGGTATCGTTATATGTTCGATTTCTCGGGTGTGGGGCAGGTTTCGCGGCTGAACTTCGTCGATATCGACTTCAACTGCAACGGTATCGCCAGCACCATCATGCTGCCCCCTCAGGGCGAGATGATCGCCATCCGCGACTGCTATTTCACCCGGCCAAAGGATCGCGCCATCACCTCGATCGGGCGCGGATGTCAGGATCTGCTGGTTGACCGCTGTCAGTTCCTGTCGAACGATATGGACCTGCCCGCCCAGCAACGCACCAGCATCGCCATCAATGTCAACGCCAATGACGTGAAGATGCGCAACAATCGATTCGTGCGCTTTGCCCATTTCATGGTGGCGCATGGCGGCGGCCATATCATCACCGGCAATCACTGGTTTCAGGGCGATGGCTCGGGGCAGGGGTTGCGCTATGCCGGGCTGGTGCTGACGCTGACCAATGTGCAGACCACGATCACCGGCAACTATATCGACAACTCCTCGATCGAATGGACGAATGAGCACAGCGCGCGACCGGATTTCAGCGGCGACGAGTTCAGCTTTGGCGGGCTGACCATCACCGGCAACACCTTCCTGTGCAGCAATACCGTCAACTGGTTCACATGGCTGACGGTCAAGCCCCATGGTTCGGGCCATTTCATTCACGGGCTGACGGTGGCGGGCAACGTCTTCAAGGCGCTTTATGGCAATGTGGACCGGATCGACCGGGTGGATACTTCGATTGCCGATCTGGATTACAGCAATATGCGGAACATCCAGTTCGAGGGGAACATGTTCAACGGCATCAACACCTATGTCGCCAATCCGCTGATGTTGCAGCATACGCAATCGACGGCTTCGGACAGCTGGACGCTGCCGGTGGTGCAAGGCTTGCCCTTCCGGGGCTGGGCCCGCGCGGTGCAATCGGTGGTGGCCGAAACCGCCCTGACCACCGCATCCGGCGCAAGGGTCAGCGAAATGCCCTGGGTGCAGACGCAGATCGGCAGTTCCAACCGCCAGTTGCGCCTGAACTGGAGCACGCCGGTGCGGGGCCGGATCGCGATCTATGCCCGGATGGACCGCCCGCAATAG
- a CDS encoding molecular chaperone DjiA, with the protein MDQTVSRPCCPELPKPRSFWQRMADRLAAFMRNARMVTPPERSVAFTIAVIALGAKLAKADGAVARSEVTAFRRVFIIPRSEEKNAARVFDLARQDVAGFDAWARRIAAMFPPGDPVLTDVLEGLCIIAVADGAMHEKEIAFIDEVGAIFGMTPVRIAAIRARHDPKAGCPPCDVLGITVETPLPEARRRWRELIREAHPDRAIARGLPPEAVRLAEARTRRLNEAWEKFRAMHAGTAAQA; encoded by the coding sequence ATGGACCAGACCGTATCACGCCCCTGCTGCCCCGAATTGCCGAAGCCGCGCAGTTTCTGGCAACGCATGGCCGACCGTCTGGCGGCATTCATGCGCAACGCCCGCATGGTGACGCCGCCCGAACGCTCGGTCGCGTTCACCATCGCGGTGATCGCGCTGGGGGCCAAGCTGGCCAAGGCCGATGGCGCCGTCGCCCGGTCCGAGGTGACCGCCTTCCGCCGCGTCTTCATCATCCCCCGGTCCGAGGAAAAGAACGCCGCGCGGGTCTTTGATCTGGCGCGGCAGGATGTGGCGGGTTTCGACGCATGGGCGCGGCGTATCGCGGCGATGTTTCCACCGGGCGATCCGGTGCTGACCGATGTGTTGGAGGGGCTGTGCATCATCGCCGTGGCTGATGGTGCGATGCATGAAAAGGAAATCGCCTTCATCGACGAGGTCGGCGCGATCTTCGGCATGACTCCGGTCCGCATCGCCGCGATTCGCGCCCGCCACGATCCCAAGGCCGGTTGCCCCCCCTGCGACGTTCTGGGCATCACGGTGGAAACACCGCTGCCCGAAGCCCGCCGTCGCTGGCGCGAGTTGATCCGCGAGGCCCATCCCGACCGCGCCATCGCCCGTGGTCTGCCGCCCGAGGCCGTGCGTCTGGCCGAGGCCCGCACCCGCCGCCTGAACGAGGCATGGGAGAAATTCCGCGCCATGCATGCCGGAACCGCCGCGCAGGCCTGA